TCCTCAACGACTCGACCGGCGGTCGAACGGAAGTCGGACGCCGCGCCCGAACTCGAACCACCGCGCGAACCCTCCCCCGAGGAGATCCTCAAGGAGCTTTCCAAACAAGGCGACGCCGCGCCGCGGCCGGTCATTCCCCCGTCGCGCCCCGGTCAGACCGTGCGCAAGACGGTGGACCCCTCCGCCCTTCCGCCCAACACGATCGCCCCGCCGACGCCAAAACTATTTCCCGACGGTTACCGCATCGTCGATCGCCCCGGTCGCCTGACGCGCGAGGGCGACTACTACACGTTCACCTTCGAAAGCCGGAGCCAGGGCACGCCGGAACTTCCCATTCGCCTGCTCCCGAATCGGCTGCTTGAAGATATGGAGATCGTCTCCGAGGGCGGGACCAAGTCCGTCGTGTTCCTTATTAGCGGCGAATTGACGGAGTATCACGGCGTCAATTACCTGTTGATCCAGAAGCTGTTGACGCGGCCGAACTTGGGGAATCTAAAGTAGGGCGGGCTATCCCCTTGGACGATTTACGGAGCAACCGAGATCGTTGCCGTTTGACGCGGAACAGGGTCCGTATTCCATTCAGGATTGTGACGCGTCGAATCGAGCGGCTATAATCTGAGCATGAAGCCGATCAAAGTCATTATCGAGAAACATCCGGACGGATATGTTGCCTATCCTCTTGGCCTCAAGGGAATTGTTGTCGGCCAGGGGGATTCCTACGACGAGGCGCTCGCCGATGTCACGTCGGCGATCAAATTTCATGTCGAAACCTTTGGGCTCGATGAATTGGACGGGGATCCGCCCGTGCTGGAAGCGTTTCTGACGGAAGCCCAGGTTGCCGTAGCATGAAGTTCCCCAGCGACGCGCCCAAGGAGCGGGTCGTCAAGGCGTTGCAGACGCTGGGGTTTCAAATCGTCCGAAAGGCGGAACACATCGCGATGCTCCGGCAGAACCTGGATGGTTCACGGACGCCGCTCACACTGCCTAACCATCGGACGATCAAAGGACCGACCCTGCGGACGATCTGCACCCAGTCGGGAATTTCCCGGGCCGATTTTCTGAAAGCCTACGAGCAGGCTTAGTTATGTAAGACGGGCCCTACGTGCCGCAATGAGAGTTTTCGAAGGCCCGAGAAACCCGCCCTATACCGCCTTCTTCAGCAACTCGATCGCCTTCTCCTCCAGGGCGCGGGCTTTCTGCAGAGTCTCGATTTGCCGGCTGCGAACTTCGATGGAGGGGATGGACGATGAATAGAGGTACTCGGGCGGGACATTTTCCAGGCCGCTGAGCAGCAATCGCACCTCCTCGTCGTACGCGTCGGCTGCTGACTTCAGGTGGATCTCTTTCGACCCGAACTCCGGAGCGATGCTCCTCAAGTAGCGAACCGCCGCCCCCCGCGCGTCGATCAGCCCAATGTACGTCCAGAAGTTCGGATGCAGGTAATTTCGATCCCGCGCCGATCGCAGGCTGAGGCACCATTCATCAAACGCCTTGCGACCCAGGGCGTATTCGCCGCTCGCCCGCGTGTCGAACAGCTCGACCGCACGACGGATGGAGGCGACATGCACCGGCCCGCGGTCCGGCAACGCCTTTTTTGCAGAGAGAATCACGACCGCCGTTGGCCAGCCCGCCGCGGGCTGATCGATCTGCTGCGCCGAGGTGTCGTACGCGCGGCATAGCCAGAGTCGATCGCGCCGGTAACCTGTGATGATCCCCCAATCCTCCGGCGGAATTACGTTGGCCGCCATCACCGGCACACCCTGATCGACACTGTGCCGGATGGCACGAGTGAGCGCATCGGCCTCGGCCAGCTCGTCGCGCCTGACGACCCGCAGGTCGTACTGCCAGCCGATGGCCGCAAAGAGCGCGTCCAGGCAACTGTCTCCCACCAGTGGGTCGGGGTTGCCGACGTCCCACTTGTCCACTCGAAATTGCGTGCGAAAGGCCATGCCGCTCACGCCCATCAATTCGTCGTAGCCGATCCTGCGCCCGGTCGCCTCCAGGATCAGTTCCAGGCAGTGCATGAAGGTGCAGTCGCGGCCCCTGGCGAAGCCGCGGATCGGCCCCACGCCCTCGACGCGAATGGACCCCGGCTGCTCGCGAACGATAGACAGCCGCGAGCGCTCCACGGGCGGCGGTGCCTTGGGCGCCGCGCACCGGGCCGAAAAAACAATCACCATCGTGCAAAGGAGCAATGCGATTTGCTGGTTTGAAGGAAATGTCATACGGCTTCGGCCGGTCTCGATGTTGGTGTGCGCAGGGCGGCGGTCACTTCCCGGGACAATCCCAACCAGAATGCGACCGGCAAGAGCCGGCCCAGAACCATCATGGCGATCATCGCCAAGCGCCCGCCCCACGTCAAATGCAGCGACAATCCCGTGGACAGTCCGACGCTATTGAACGCAGCGACCGCTTCAAAGACAGACTCATACCAGGAGCCATCCGTCACGGACGCCAGGACCAGTACGACCGTCGCGTTCAAGAGAAGCCAAAGCGTCAGCCACCGAGCGCAGCGGCGAAGCAAGGCATCGCGAACCGCCGGCCCTCCCGGCGTCGCCCACGCCGTCCGATTGACCAGTAGCGTCAACGCCAACAAGAGAAGTACGGACAGGCGCATCCCCCCCGCGACGCCCCCCAGGGATCCGCCAATCATCATCCACAGCAGCAGCATCCCATACGAGGGCCACGAGATCGCCCCTTGAGACAAGGGAAAACTCTGCAACCCAGCCGAACGCAGCGTCGCGGATTGAAATGCGCTCATCGACCAGCGGGCGCGCGGCCCGATGTCGTCGCGGATGGACACGCGTCCCTCGCCGAAATCCACTGGTCGCGACGGAACCAGCCGCTCCGGCACGACGCGCGGCGTCTCGAAGTAAAAAAGCAAGACCGCACCCAGAACCAACATGACCAAGGCGCCTCCGGCCTCCCAGGAGACCAGGCGTTGCCAAGCCGGCTGCGGTAGGGCTCTCCCGCCTGCCGGGCCACGGATCAGATCCAACAAGACGGGAATGCTCAGTGAGCCTGCTATGGCCAGTAAGGCCATCGTGCTGAAGATCATGGAGTCCGACAGGTACGCCGCCAAACCGTCGGAACGCAGCATCCACCCGCTGTTCCACAGCGCGCTGCCGGCATGAACGACGCCCCACCATATTCGCTGTGCCCCTCCGGTGACATCCCCCGCTGACCAGAACGGAGCCATGATCAGGATCGCGACAACCTGAATGACCACCGACGTGAGCATGACCGTTCGCAGGCGGATGACCCGCGACAGAAAGGGCTGGACAGCTGCCAGCCCGAGTGCGGCGAAGGCCATCCCCGAAAGTTGCGTGAGTACGACAATGACGAACTGACCGAAGCGCGTGTAGTTGCCCCCGAGATCATAAGCGCCGACACCCACCAGGCACGCGGAACTCACGGCGGCGTGAGCGCTATTGACGATGTGCAGCCAGAAGTTGTGGCGATAGTCCGGCACCCAGGAGTGTGTGGCGAGTGGAAGTGACAAGAGCACGGTCCCAGCCAGCGCGACACAAGTCCAGGAACGAATGACGAGGACCAACAGACCCGCCGGCTCCAGGACACGCTCGTCGATGCGGTGATAAACGTGGGCCAGCCATCCTAAGAGTAGTTGCGCGGCAATGAATACGGTTGTCGCCGTAAAAAAAACATCCGGCGAACGCCGCCAGAATGCCAACATCGCGGCCCCGACCGCCACGACGCCCGTCAGCGCCCGGTCGATCGATGGTCCAGAACCCGGAGTAGCGGTTCGCCCGCCCGCCTTCGATATCGCCCACACGATGACGAGCGGCGCCTGCGCCAAGGCCATCGCCCAGGCCGGCCAGTACGCGATGCCGTTCGCATCGCGGGCCAGAGCGGCGGCGACGGCGAGGAAGGCAAGTGCAGATATGAGAGGGGCTGAAACACCCACGATCAGCGGAACCTAACGCACGTTACACGTGGTGACAACTGCAGGCCGACGCGACGACTATTTGGGTCCATTCGTCGGGTCTTCATCCGCGGCCGGCTTCGAGCGAAAGTTATCCATAAGTGCACTCGCCTGCACTTTCGCTTTCCGAAGCAGACGCTTGGCCCAGACAAACTCCGTCGCCAGGATCGCCAAACCCAGAAACGTCAGCGGAATCCCGGGGATGATGGGCATGACGTACCCGACGAGGCTGAAAAGGAGGACCGTTCCTCCAATGACCGCGATGATCACGCGCCTGGCGTTTTTGAGCAGCATCGCGGTTTCCCCAGGTTACGGCTCGGTCGGCGGGCAGGGAGGCGGCTCTTTCTTGCCGAACAGCGAGGCGACGATGCCGACGCCAAGGATGCTGACGATGACCGCCAGCGAAACGATGGTATCAATATGGTAATGGTGCGAGAGGATCATTTTCACGCCGACGAACGCCAGGACAAAGACCAGGCTCGCCTTGAGATAGCGGAAGTGCCCCATCATGCCGGCCAGGGCGAAGTAGAGCGAGCGCAGCCCCAGAATGGCAAAGACGTTTGAGGTAAAGACCAGAAACGGGTCCTGAGTAATCGCAAAGATCGCGGGGATGGAATCGACCGCGAAGAGCACGTCGGTGCTCTCCACTACCAGGAGCACAAGAAACATGGGCGTGATGGCCTTCTTCCCGTCGATGTAGGTGAAGAACTTCTGCTCGTGAAAATCGGATGTCACGGGGTAGAGCCGCCGGGCGAGGCGGACGAGGGGGTTCTTTTCGGGCTCCACCTCGTCGGTCTGGGTCAGAAGCATTTTGATAGCCGTCACAATTAGTAGCCCACCGAAGACATAGATGATCCAGTCGAACCGCTGGATGAGCGCCGACCCGGCCCAGATCATCAGGCCGCGCATGATCAACGCTCCCAGGATGCCCCAGAACAGCACGCGGTGTTGGTACTTGGGAGGGACCCCGAAATACCCGAAGATCACTGCGATCACAAAGATGTTGTCGAGGCTCAGAGAGTATTCGATGACCCAGCCGGTGAAGAATTGAATCGCCGCGTCTTTTCCGGTCAGGCGCGATCCCTCTCCCGTGCCGATGCCCAGCCAGTGGTATTTGTACATGAAGTAGATGAGGCCGTTGAACAATAGCGCGAGCACGATGCACAACGCCGTCCAAGCGAGCGCTTCGCGCGTGCGGATTACGTGCGCCTTGCGATTAAAGACGCCGAGGTCCAGCGCCAGCATCACCAGGACGAAGACGATGAACCCGATCCAGAGCCAGACGACCATTCGGTAATCCTGTCACCGCGCCAACGTTGCGGGCCGCAGAGTTTAGCGGCGACCGGGCCAAGATCAAACACCCGGCGCGATTTCTTCGGCGGGCGTTGTCTCACGAGTAATGGTCCGAGGTTCACGGCGTCCCCAGACAGCGTAGATGGCGGGCAGGACCAGGAGGGTCAAGATGTTGTCCGAGATGATTCCCCCGATCACCACCGTCGCTAACGGTCGTTGAACCTCGGCACCCACGCCGGTATTCAGCGCCATGGGGACAAATCCCAGCGCGGCGACGAGCGCGGTCATGAGCACGGCCCGGAGGCGGATGAGCCGCGTTTCCAGGATGGCGTCGATGAAGGGAACGCCGGCTGCAATCCGCTGTTTGATGGTTGAAACAAGGACCAGCCCGCTCAACATCGAGACGCCGGAGACCGCCACAAACCCGACTCCCGCGGCGATCGTGAAATCCATGTTCCGGATCCATAACGCCATGACGCCGCCGAGCGCGGCAAACGGCGCCCCAGTCAGCACGATCAGGGAATCCCGGATCGTCCCGGTGCTGAAATACAACAGGACGAAGATCGAGACTAATGCGATCGGCACGATAATCATCAGCCGGTTCCCGGCCCGTTCCAGGTGCTCGAACTGACCTCCGAACGTCGCGTAATACCCCGGCGGCATGGAAACGTCTTCGGAAATCCGCCGCCGTGCCTCTTCGACAAAGCCCCCGAGGTCGCGACCGCGGACGTTGCACTGCACCACGATCCGGCGCTTGCCCCACTCGCGCGAAATCGTCGAAGGCCCTTCCACTTGGCGAATCTTGGCGAGTTGGGCGAGGGCCAGCCGCTCCCCGGATTCCGTCGGCACCAGGATGCCTCCGACGGATTCGGGATCGTTTCGATACTGATCCGCCAACTTTACGACAAGGTCGAAGCGGCGCTGTCCCTCGCGGATTTGTCCGACCGTCGTCTGGCCGAGAGCCTCGACGATTTCCAGCACATGATCCGCAGAAACACCGTACCGGGCGATGGCGTCCTGATCGACGAGTATT
Above is a window of Phycisphaerae bacterium DNA encoding:
- a CDS encoding type II toxin-antitoxin system HicB family antitoxin, whose translation is MKPIKVIIEKHPDGYVAYPLGLKGIVVGQGDSYDEALADVTSAIKFHVETFGLDELDGDPPVLEAFLTEAQVAVA
- a CDS encoding type II toxin-antitoxin system HicA family toxin, which translates into the protein MKFPSDAPKERVVKALQTLGFQIVRKAEHIAMLRQNLDGSRTPLTLPNHRTIKGPTLRTICTQSGISRADFLKAYEQA
- a CDS encoding potassium transporter TrkG: MGVSAPLISALAFLAVAAALARDANGIAYWPAWAMALAQAPLVIVWAISKAGGRTATPGSGPSIDRALTGVVAVGAAMLAFWRRSPDVFFTATTVFIAAQLLLGWLAHVYHRIDERVLEPAGLLVLVIRSWTCVALAGTVLLSLPLATHSWVPDYRHNFWLHIVNSAHAAVSSACLVGVGAYDLGGNYTRFGQFVIVVLTQLSGMAFAALGLAAVQPFLSRVIRLRTVMLTSVVIQVVAILIMAPFWSAGDVTGGAQRIWWGVVHAGSALWNSGWMLRSDGLAAYLSDSMIFSTMALLAIAGSLSIPVLLDLIRGPAGGRALPQPAWQRLVSWEAGGALVMLVLGAVLLFYFETPRVVPERLVPSRPVDFGEGRVSIRDDIGPRARWSMSAFQSATLRSAGLQSFPLSQGAISWPSYGMLLLWMMIGGSLGGVAGGMRLSVLLLLALTLLVNRTAWATPGGPAVRDALLRRCARWLTLWLLLNATVVLVLASVTDGSWYESVFEAVAAFNSVGLSTGLSLHLTWGGRLAMIAMMVLGRLLPVAFWLGLSREVTAALRTPTSRPAEAV
- a CDS encoding PGPGW domain-containing protein, whose product is MLLKNARRVIIAVIGGTVLLFSLVGYVMPIIPGIPLTFLGLAILATEFVWAKRLLRKAKVQASALMDNFRSKPAADEDPTNGPK
- a CDS encoding TerC family protein — its product is MVVWLWIGFIVFVLVMLALDLGVFNRKAHVIRTREALAWTALCIVLALLFNGLIYFMYKYHWLGIGTGEGSRLTGKDAAIQFFTGWVIEYSLSLDNIFVIAVIFGYFGVPPKYQHRVLFWGILGALIMRGLMIWAGSALIQRFDWIIYVFGGLLIVTAIKMLLTQTDEVEPEKNPLVRLARRLYPVTSDFHEQKFFTYIDGKKAITPMFLVLLVVESTDVLFAVDSIPAIFAITQDPFLVFTSNVFAILGLRSLYFALAGMMGHFRYLKASLVFVLAFVGVKMILSHHYHIDTIVSLAVIVSILGVGIVASLFGKKEPPPCPPTEP